The following is a genomic window from Paralichthys olivaceus isolate ysfri-2021 chromosome 3, ASM2471397v2, whole genome shotgun sequence.
GAGacaagtcatccatctttaaacacagtcaatgataaaaacaaaagagcgCATTGGTATTTTTCCCCCAGCTGCACTGACTTATGGACTGAaaccttctctctgtcctcctcgtATCCTTctgctctcttccctcctccagTTCGGAAACACATGTTACTGTAACTCGGTGCTCCAGGCTCTCTACTTCTGCCGGCCTTTCCGGGAGAACGTGCTGGCCTACAAAGCCcagcagaaaaagaaggagaacCTGCTCACATGTCTGGCCGACCTCTTCCACTCCATTgccacacagaagaagaaagtgggCGTCATCCCACCCAAGAAGTTCATCTCCCGCCTACGGAAAGAGAACGGTAAGACTCACTTACAAATCttatatttagtttaaaaaaaaataatgattagctgctttcagagatTCACTAATCAATGGATATTATTGTGAAAATTTCAGTTGCTCCGGatattttccagaacttttttCTGCCCACACCTTTGTAatatgtcagagtgagcccatgtgagagtacagcaggaaaatgtcaaaaaaaggtAACCCTTACCCAAGTGACTGGCTGTGTGGATGACGCAACAGAcgctaagtgtgtgtgtgtgtgtgtgtgtgtgtgtgtgtgtgtgtgtgtgtgtgtgtgtgtgtgtgtgtgtgtgtgtgtgtgtgtgtgtgtgtgtgtgtgtgtgtgtgtgtgtgtgtgtgtgtgtgtgtgtgtggcctctgcttttgttttccacAGACATTGAGCTATACCTTTTACTAAATTAAATTTCTGGTCACATGACTTCCCtacaaatatgtcaggatgaaaaagaggtgccatatATGTagaagatgtcaacttagaaagaaaaggagttgagagcttttggtgataagggccgatgctggtgttgatgtgctgtaaacaaaaaaccCAATGATTTCTATAGCACAATTTATACGtcacgtcctgcctcctgcatgctctacccaggctacacccttcacctgaatgatctggacattttcctattggtgtgaacacgtctgatctGGACAACcacctgctgcgttcttcatttgtgaaaggcAGAGCAAAACAATTTGCAGACATTTGTTTGGACTTCATGTCTTATTGGTCTACATATATGTGGGCTTTGGAGTTCTGGAAGAATGTGTAAACATTAACAATCAGCAATTTCTGTTGCTCAGCCACACAGTTCACCtctccacactcacacagtcagagAGTGGAGATGTGTGGTTCTGAGTCGTCGTCCAGTAGCTGTGTTGGTTTAATGTGCTCTGAATATTTGAGGTGAAGGACAGGTGTATGCTGGTGGTAAGGTCGTTCAGAGTCGAGCTGACAGAGAGGCCGACTGTTCTCTGCCCTCCATATTGAGGAAGCTCTTTATGTGAATGAACAATGCAATCTCTGTTTGGTCAGCTGCCTGCTCTGCTCGCCTCTTcaatttttctctctcccttcccccGATCCCCCTCTTCTCAGTTTTCACCTTTCACATACGGATCTGTCAAACAGGAGCGTGTACCGTGACTGATTTCATCAGTGGagcctgtttttatttacatcccCAGGACAGAAATTCTCAATAAAATGACCACAGTAATGCTATGTGTCAGTTTGTCATTGTTATTGATGTTATTAATAATGTCGGTAACACTTTATGTAAGGGaactaataagcaactagttaatggttgatatgtgttccctaatataaagtgttaccataATGTCTGTACAGCGTTGCTGTGTATATAAGGTTAGCATAAAGTctggaaacaggaggaaacagcaCATCTAAAGCTCACTAATGGACTTAAACATAATGTTATACTGGGCAGTATCCTCACAGCAAGAGGGTTCTAGGTTCAAATCTTGGTACAGCCGGGGTTTTACTGTTTGGAGTAtgcatgttctcctcgtgtctgctttggttttctccaggttcatcagcttcctcccacagtccacagCCATGCAGATTGGGGATTGGgttgatttgacattttaaattgtctttattGTTAGTGTGGAAAATTATGTTtctctaaatatgttttcagacatgagcatCAAATTTCTGGGGCAGAGCATTCAGGATGACATGATCTGTAAAACCTGCTGTGTTTCAGATTACAGCATCAGCTCTTAACactcaaatctttttttatttctaagtCGACATCAGTCTTAGAAACACGCACTCGCTCGCTGTACATTTTCCTCAAGTTTTCCCGCTGTAGTCTGACATGgactcactcggacattttacTTAAGGGGActtgcaggaaaagttccagataTGTCTGGGGCAACTGACATGGACACATACAGCCCCTATGGAAATGTTCAGTTCTCAGTGCTTGTCTGAACGCAGCTTATATGTCAGCCCAGTGATACATTGGTGTCCAGGGTGTCCCCTGCCTCTAACCCAGTGTCAGCTGCGAGTGGCTCTAACCCTTAAAGCataagcagtatagatcatGGATGATAATGTAATTCTTGGTAGACAGATATAAAATAGGTATCTTTCTATCCAactttcaaacagaaaacaaacaagcctGTTCCCAAAATGCATCTCTGTGTTTAAAATTTCTTTAGTATGGGCCTGCAAGGAGCAGGAATAACAAGTCCAGAAATGTAAATATCAAAATGGACAGATATTCCCCTCTATCAACTGGCTGGAATCAGAGGCCTTGACTTTTCTGTACGTCCTCGATCTTCTTCTATGAGTCATCATCCTTCATGTTGTTCTGTATCTCCCTCCAGATCTATTTGACAACTACATGCAACAGGACGCACACGAATTCCTAAACTACCTGCTGAACACAGTGGCTGacatcctgcaggaggagaagaagcaggagaggCAGAACGGACGCCTCAAGAACAATGGCACCGCGGTcaccacagagacagagacggagaacAAGACAGAGCCCACATGGGTTCATGATATCTTCCAAGGCACTCTGACCAATGAGACGCGTTGCCTCAACTGTGAAACGGTCAGTGCCCCTGCTTTATTTACAAGAGTTCTTTAAGATGGTTagaacatttaatattttctgtctACACTGCTGCCGAGTCCCTGTATCACCCTGACTCAGAGGTGTCTCCTGAATAAGTCTGAAAAGGGGATTAGCCCTTCAAAGAAACGCTGagagatgcaaaataaaaaaaaaacaactgattaAGTGAACACAACCCGTAGACTCTGACCACCCAGTTTACGTCAGGATCGCCACAAGCTTTGTCCTCAGATTCGAGGGCGAGGAGTGGGACGAGTTGCCCTGAACAACCCCTGCAAACACAGAGGCGATGCACTGTGCAGAGACAAAAGCTACTCAGCATAATAAGCATTtcaaagactgtgtgtgtgtgtgtgtgtgtgtgtgtgcgtgcgtgcgtgcgtgcgtgcgtgtgcgtgcgcgcgtgtgtgATCTTCACTGACTCAGTCACAGAAAATGACAGTTtagtctcctctctccctctgtgtgacaGGTGAGCAGCAAAGACGAGGATTTTCTGGATCTTTCTGTGGATGTGGAGCAGAACACATCAATAACACACTGTCTCAGGTAGTATGCATTTACTCTGCATTGGGCTCAGGGTTGTGTTCTGAAATCCTATTGGACCAACTCACAACGCAGATTTGAATGCCTCATTTCTGTGCATGAGCTCTGAACTTGTAAACAACACGAGCCTGGTTAACATCACACCTAACTCTGGTGGGAACACACACTCTACATGGCTCTGGCAGCACGTGACGTTAGCATACACTCTAGTCAATGTGACAACAAAATGCCTAAAGCTCAACGGTCAGAGGTTGGTCTGCGTTTTACGTGAAAGGATTTCAACACAGCGAATGTTTGGAAACAATTCTGTGCAAAGGGAGGAGCACAACAAACTCAATGAATGAGCTGGTAATACAAGGATGcatttgaaagcagagagaTTCACTGTGTTCGACTGCTCGTGTGACCTCGTCACttcatccctgtgtgtgtccctgGCCCGGTGGAGGGAAGAGCTGaagtatttttctgttttaagcaattttatgtattattacttttttattgtgttttattaataatgTGATTTCGTTATGTTAATTTGTTTAgaatttatatttgtatgtatttaagTTAAGTATTTAGTTAATATGTTAATTTCAACTTCCAATTTACCTTAGCAATAAAAATCTGTTATCGACCGTTGCTTTGTGCGGTTTTAAAGAAATTTGAACGTTTAAGGCCCCAGtcacatttgaaatatattGATTTAGCATCTGTATCGGAAACAAATCCAAACAATACCCACCCTAGCTGACGGTAAACTGTCTTCTATATTGTCATACACTGGATAATTGAAGGTAAATAACTCAGCCTCCTGTGGCACGCTCTCCCCTTCAGGGACTTCAGTAACACAGAGACTTTGTGCAGCGAGTACAAATACTACTGTGAGACGTGCTGCAGCAAGCAGGAAGCACAGAAACGGTGAGTAAAGCCCCGAGCTCACATCACCGCTGTAATgggtcagacacacactgaacatgtGTGTACTTCTCTGCAGGATGCGTGTGAAGAAACTTCCTATGATCCTGGCTCTGCACCTGAAGAGGTTCAAGTACATGGAGCAGCTGCACCGCTACACCAAGCTGTCCTACAGAGTGGTGTTCCCCCTGGAACTGCGTCTGTTCAACACGTCTGGGGACGCGGTCAACCTGGATCGCATGTATGATCTAGTTGCTGTGGTGGTTCACTGTGGCAGGTACAGTTCGTCCTTACTAGTATGAATTAAAGGGGCACCCCACCCATTTTACACATGAAGTTTGCGCACTCACTGTCATATCAATACGCTCCGACATCAACAGTTCTGTTTTCAATAATCAAGAAAATGTAGTTCTTTTTACCTCTGTTAAGGAGCTTGTGTTCTAGTCTGTTTATCggtctgtaaataaaacattacgATGAAGATGTCAGAAGAAGAACTAATGCTGGGGCTGAATTCATTCATATCAagtcctgcatgctctacccactACGTTACGTTAGGGTACTGCGTTGTTCagatgtgaaaggcaaactctggtaAATGTCCGGACCAAGTTTATGGTTTATGACTGAAAACATCAAGGGTCACTCAATGTCTCTGTGGTTTTCCTCAGTGGTCCAAACAGAGGTCATTACATCACCATAGTGAAGAGTCATGGCTTCTGGCTGCTGTTTGATGATGACATTGTGGAGGTGCGtcaccctttctctctctctgactgttgTCTGCCTGATGTTCCTTGACTTACCACTTTTCCTGTTGATTTTGTTCATCAATTAAACCACATTTCACTTCTGTTATTGCAGAAAATTGACGCCCAGGCCATCGAGGAGTTTTACGGGCTTACCTCAGACATCTCCAAGAACTCTGAGTCAGGATACATCCTCTTCTACCAGTCCAGAGAGTGACTCCGCGCTGACAGAGGATGAGACTGAATAGGATGAGACTGTTTAACCTTCAGCCCAGCAGACCccagactcctcctcctcctcctcctcctcctcctcctcctcctcctcctccacctccacctccacaccaGACCTCTCTGACACATGTGCCAATCTTTTGCCAGTCCCAGTGTCATCAGCCTCTGGGGTTTATCTGtacttcatctttctctctgtgcgtTTCAGTCACCTGCATCTGGACtgcactttaaaacaaaaagcaaaagcaaaaatcCTCAACAgcatgacagaaacaaaaaggagTGTACGTGCTTGGTATCGACTAGTGGGAGAAGGAGGTGATTCTCTACCAGATGAGGTGAAGGGTCTGATGCACATACAGACAGCTGTCAGAAATTGTActatatcatttatttatatataacatcCCCTTCCCTCTCATGATTCCTTTCATTGTCCCTGTCACTGTCCTGTCCTTCTGATGTGTTCATGAATGAAGTTGGAGACAAACACTGTATAAAAAGCATAGAGAGAATCTGAAGACATATGTTAGCATTCATTATAGAAGTCACAAGCTAACAACTACTTAAACTGAGTAATTTGTTAACAGTGTAGAGGTTGTTTCGTTCTGTGAGCTGCAGTGCGTCAATGCAACAGCTCATGTTTTATCGAACCACATACAAATGAATACTTTGACGCTTAAACACTACACAGGAAAGGAAGCCCTtacgtgttttttttccaggtctTTATTCAATGGTGTGGTCCTTCAGTTTGAGAGTAGGACTCACTGATTTCATGCTGTCACTCAAAACCCTGTGCTCGCACTCAAATATACCCTGCTTGTGCTTTccctgcgctccagcttcaaCTCTTCTCTTTGCGCTCACGCTgcttctgtgcatgtgtgaaatgtctgctctctgattttttttctttagtgcTTAAATATTTTTGTGCAACAAATGTTTCAAAATTCCCCAAACAAAAGAATGCCAGGTGTAGTGATGACAGATGAAATTGCTTTTGGTGCTGTTCCCATAAAATacaggggaggaagagaaacagggTTGTGTCTATTTAGTTTAATACTTGCTAGCAACAGCGTTCCCATAATGTAAGAAAGTTGAGATCCTTGATTTTGCTGCACCATGGTGACCAGCGATCTGCAGGACTCAATGAAGATGTTTTTATCTTCAGGCTAACTAAGAACAGGTGATCACAATGATGTTAAGCTAGCACACCCACTGAACCTGGCAATCTACTGGTTGGGGAATGTTAACAGACAAAAAtcgaagagcagaggagaagtcAGAGAGCAGACGTTTCAAATGTGCTCAGcgtgaggagaagagctgaatgCTGGAGCGGAGGAGATCTTATTAAAAGCGTTTCTATTTGAGTGTGAGTGCAGTTTGATCTCCATTCAAATCAGCTGCttcatt
Proteins encoded in this region:
- the usp46 gene encoding ubiquitin carboxyl-terminal hydrolase 46 encodes the protein MTVRNIASICNMGTNASALEKDIGPEQFPINEHYFGLVNFGNTCYCNSVLQALYFCRPFRENVLAYKAQQKKKENLLTCLADLFHSIATQKKKVGVIPPKKFISRLRKENDLFDNYMQQDAHEFLNYLLNTVADILQEEKKQERQNGRLKNNGTAVTTETETENKTEPTWVHDIFQGTLTNETRCLNCETVSSKDEDFLDLSVDVEQNTSITHCLRDFSNTETLCSEYKYYCETCCSKQEAQKRMRVKKLPMILALHLKRFKYMEQLHRYTKLSYRVVFPLELRLFNTSGDAVNLDRMYDLVAVVVHCGSGPNRGHYITIVKSHGFWLLFDDDIVEKIDAQAIEEFYGLTSDISKNSESGYILFYQSRE